In Dasypus novemcinctus isolate mDasNov1 chromosome 10, mDasNov1.1.hap2, whole genome shotgun sequence, one DNA window encodes the following:
- the LOC101412321 gene encoding olfactory receptor 8H3-like, whose amino-acid sequence MAYDRYAAICNPLHYPVVMSTRLCRVLFIGSYVIGFTEALVVVLYMRGLHFCKSNVIYHFFCDLMPMLALSCTDTGDTEIVIFILASFNVMVSLITISLSYGSILSTILKINSSSGKRKAFSTCASHLLGVTIFYGTTIFTYLKPKKSYSLGKDQVASVFYTIVVPMLNPFIYSLRNNEVKNAVIRVTQKREGSKQLK is encoded by the coding sequence ATGGCTTATGACCGCTATGCAGCTATCTGCAATCCCCTTCACTATCCTGTGGTTATGTCCACGAGGCTCTGCAGAGTCCTCTTCATTGGCTCCTATGTGATTGGTTTTACTGAAGCATTAGTTGTTGTTCTTTACATGAGAGGTTTGCACTTCTGcaaatccaatgtaatctatcaTTTTTTCTGTGACTTAATGCCAATGTTAGCCCTATCCTGCACTGACACTGGTGATACTGAAATTGTGATATTCATTCTTGCTAGTTTCAATGTAATGGTGTCTCTTATCACAATTTCTTTGTCCTATGGGTCCATTCTGTCTACCATCCTGAAAATTAATTCCTCTTCAGGAAAGCGCAAAGCTTTCTCTACTTGTGCCTCCCACCTTCTGGGAGTCACCATCTTTTATGGCACtacaatttttacttatttaaaaccaaagaaatcCTACTCATTGGGAAAGGATCAAGTGGCCTCTGTGTTTTACACTATAGTGGTCCCCATGCTGAATCCATTCATTTATAGTCTTAGGAACAATGAAGTGAAAAATGCTGTCATTAGAGTCACGCAGAAAAGAGAGGGCTCCAAGCAGTTGAAATGA